The following are from one region of the Anaerolineae bacterium genome:
- a CDS encoding 30S ribosomal protein S20, with protein MANLKSSAKRARQNIMRRDHNRYYRTTARTYIKRAQAQIEANELEEAQATIQKALQALDKAAQKGTIHRNNAARRKSNLMKTLNKAQAATS; from the coding sequence TTGGCTAATTTAAAATCATCTGCCAAACGCGCCCGGCAGAATATCATGCGGCGTGATCACAACCGTTATTACCGCACTACGGCGCGGACCTACATCAAAAGAGCGCAGGCCCAGATTGAGGCCAACGAATTAGAAGAGGCGCAAGCCACCATCCAAAAAGCGCTTCAGGCCCTGGACAAGGCGGCCCAAAAAGGTACGATTCATCGCAATAATGCCGCCCGGCGCAAATCAAACTTGATGAAAACCTTAAATAAAGCTCAAGCTGCAACCAGTTAG